A genome region from Paradevosia shaoguanensis includes the following:
- the pcaF gene encoding 3-oxoadipyl-CoA thiolase, with protein sequence MPEAFICAYLRTPIGRFGGALSPVRADDLGAIPLKALMERHGGVDWEAIDDVIFGCANQAGEDNRNVARMSSLLAGLPVGVSGTTINRLCGSGMDAVITAARAIRAGEADIVIAGGVESMSRAPFVLPKADSAFSRNAEIYDTTIGWRFINPLMKSQYGIDSMPETGENVAADFAVSRADQDAFAARSQQKAAAAQASGRLAREIVPVTIPKKKSDPVIVDKDEHPRGDTTVEVLAKLPTPFRKDGGTVTAGNSSGVNDGAASLIIASEEAARRHGLTPIARILGGAAAGVPPRVMGMGPAPATRKLCARLGLRPQDFDVIELNEAFASQGIAVLRGLGIAEDAPHVNPNGGAIALGHPLGMSGARIAGTAALELSLTGRKLALATMCIGVGQGIAVALERV encoded by the coding sequence ATGCCTGAAGCCTTTATCTGCGCCTATCTGCGCACACCTATCGGCCGCTTCGGCGGCGCGTTGTCGCCGGTGCGTGCCGACGACCTCGGCGCCATTCCGCTCAAGGCGCTGATGGAGCGGCACGGCGGCGTCGATTGGGAGGCCATCGATGACGTGATCTTTGGCTGCGCCAACCAGGCCGGCGAGGACAATCGCAACGTCGCCCGCATGAGTTCGCTTCTTGCCGGCCTGCCGGTCGGCGTCTCCGGCACTACCATCAATCGCCTCTGCGGCTCGGGCATGGATGCCGTCATCACCGCCGCCCGCGCCATCCGGGCAGGCGAGGCTGATATCGTCATCGCCGGCGGCGTCGAATCCATGAGCCGCGCGCCCTTCGTGCTGCCGAAGGCGGACAGCGCCTTTTCGCGCAACGCGGAAATCTACGATACCACCATCGGCTGGCGCTTCATCAATCCGTTGATGAAATCGCAGTACGGTATTGATTCGATGCCGGAAACTGGCGAGAACGTCGCTGCAGACTTTGCAGTTTCCCGCGCCGATCAGGATGCTTTCGCCGCCCGCAGCCAGCAAAAGGCCGCGGCCGCCCAGGCGAGCGGGCGTCTCGCCCGGGAGATAGTTCCGGTAACGATCCCGAAGAAGAAAAGCGATCCCGTCATCGTCGACAAGGACGAGCACCCGCGCGGCGATACCACCGTCGAGGTGCTTGCCAAGCTCCCGACGCCGTTCAGGAAGGACGGCGGCACAGTGACTGCCGGCAACTCCTCGGGCGTCAACGATGGCGCCGCTTCGCTCATCATCGCGAGCGAGGAGGCGGCTCGCCGTCACGGCCTCACGCCCATCGCCCGCATCCTTGGTGGCGCTGCCGCCGGCGTGCCGCCGCGCGTCATGGGCATGGGGCCGGCGCCCGCGACCCGAAAACTCTGCGCCCGGCTCGGCCTCCGGCCGCAGGATTTCGATGTCATCGAACTCAACGAGGCCTTTGCCAGCCAGGGCATCGCCGTATTGCGCGGACTCGGCATCGCCGAGGACGCACCGCACGTAAACCCCAATGGCGGCGCCATCGCCCTCGGTCACCCCCTCGGCATGAGTGGCGCCCGCATTGCCGGAACCGCCGCCCTCGAGCTCTCGCTCACGGGCAGGAAGCTGGCATTGGCGACGATGTGCATCGGCGTCGGCCAGGGCATCGCCGTCGCGTTGGAGCGGGTATAG
- a CDS encoding branched-chain amino acid ABC transporter permease has product MQTVLSIGTDALAYGMVLFVICIGLSVTMGLMKVVNLAHGAFAMIGGYIASYATRDMGLPYGVAVMAAVVGTIIIAIPLERLLYRRIYGAPQLTQVLMTIGLTFAIIGIANFVFGPTLKTIPLPSELSGPVNIGFRTIAAHKLFVIACGVVVAGGLWFLIERTSFGVRLRASVDDAAMAGALGVRTAAIYAISFAVAVGLAAFGGVVGAELLPIEPYYAMRYMVTFLVVVSVGGAGSIPGALIASLLLGAIETTGRYLMPEMGEFFFYLAVIVIVCIFPRGLLGRAQ; this is encoded by the coding sequence ATGCAAACCGTACTCAGCATCGGCACGGACGCACTGGCTTACGGCATGGTGCTGTTCGTGATCTGCATCGGCCTGTCCGTGACGATGGGCCTGATGAAGGTCGTCAACCTGGCGCACGGCGCCTTCGCCATGATCGGCGGCTATATCGCCTCCTACGCAACCCGCGACATGGGGTTGCCTTATGGCGTGGCGGTGATGGCGGCGGTCGTAGGCACCATCATCATCGCCATTCCGCTCGAGCGGCTGCTCTATCGGCGCATCTATGGCGCGCCGCAACTGACGCAGGTGCTCATGACCATCGGGCTGACCTTCGCCATCATCGGCATCGCCAACTTCGTCTTCGGGCCGACCCTCAAGACCATTCCGCTGCCATCCGAGCTTTCAGGGCCGGTCAATATCGGCTTCCGCACCATCGCGGCACACAAGTTGTTCGTCATCGCCTGTGGCGTCGTCGTGGCGGGTGGCCTCTGGTTTCTCATCGAACGCACATCGTTCGGGGTGCGCCTGCGCGCCTCGGTGGATGACGCCGCAATGGCGGGGGCGCTCGGCGTGCGGACGGCGGCCATCTACGCCATCAGTTTTGCCGTCGCGGTGGGGCTCGCGGCGTTCGGCGGCGTGGTCGGCGCGGAGCTGCTGCCGATCGAGCCCTACTATGCCATGCGCTACATGGTGACGTTCCTGGTCGTCGTATCGGTGGGCGGGGCTGGGTCCATTCCGGGTGCACTCATCGCCTCGCTGCTGCTGGGCGCCATCGAGACGACGGGACGCTACCTCATGCCCGAGATGGGAGAGTTCTTCTTCTACCTGGCGGTGATCGTGATCGTCTGCATCTTCCCGCGCGGCCTCCTGGGGCGGGCGCAATGA
- a CDS encoding ABC transporter ATP-binding protein codes for MNPVFAVEHLEKNFGGLRVTQDVSLAMGQGDRIALIGPNGAGKTTFVNLVTSQIKPDGGRVLLGGEDVTRLSATQRVRKGLVRTFQVTRLFSEMTPEEHVALALVQREGKSGRLFGTYADMPVVVSETRDILGTLGLLKVSQEKVREIAYGQQRLLEIALAMALRPKVLLLDEPAAGVPHSDTVLIENALAQLPPELAVLMIEHDMDFVFRFAQRVVVLAAGAIIFDGTPQEVTADPRVREAYLGSYADARSVA; via the coding sequence ATGAACCCGGTATTTGCCGTCGAGCATCTCGAAAAGAACTTTGGCGGTCTGCGGGTCACCCAGGACGTTTCCCTTGCCATGGGGCAGGGTGATCGCATCGCTCTGATCGGCCCCAACGGCGCGGGCAAGACGACCTTCGTCAATCTCGTCACCAGCCAGATAAAGCCTGATGGAGGGCGGGTGCTGCTCGGGGGCGAGGACGTGACGCGCCTCAGCGCTACCCAGCGCGTCCGCAAGGGATTGGTCCGCACCTTCCAGGTGACGCGGCTCTTTTCCGAGATGACGCCCGAAGAGCATGTCGCACTCGCCCTGGTTCAGCGTGAGGGCAAGTCGGGGCGCCTCTTCGGCACCTATGCCGACATGCCGGTGGTCGTCTCGGAGACGCGGGATATCCTCGGCACGCTCGGCCTGCTCAAGGTGTCGCAGGAAAAGGTCCGCGAGATCGCATACGGGCAGCAGCGTCTCCTCGAGATTGCGCTTGCCATGGCCCTGCGTCCGAAGGTGCTGCTGCTTGACGAGCCGGCGGCGGGCGTGCCGCATTCCGATACCGTGCTGATCGAGAACGCGCTGGCGCAGTTGCCGCCAGAGCTGGCCGTGCTGATGATCGAGCACGACATGGATTTCGTCTTCCGTTTCGCCCAGCGCGTTGTCGTGCTGGCGGCGGGAGCCATCATATTCGACGGCACGCCCCAGGAGGTTACCGCTGACCCGCGCGTGCGCGAGGCTTATCTGGGGAGCTATGCCGATGCCCGCAGCGTCGCTTGA
- the pcaD gene encoding 3-oxoadipate enol-lactonase: protein MIFARINGINMHLRVSGVADGRAVVLSNSLGTDARIWDAVIERLSDRYRVISYDQRGHGLSDAPSAPYRLDDHVADLEGLADFLGLTEFAVAGVSVGGLIAQGFALRNANRLKALVLCDTAARIGDDATWNSRIAAIRANGIASISDAIMARWFGPQFRAEHAADYAGWRNMLERSPVEGYIGTCAALRDADLRGQVGLIGLRTLVVVGEHDQSTPPEVVRATAQLLPNTRFEIMAGVGHIPSIEQPERLVELMLNYFHEVGYV, encoded by the coding sequence ATGATTTTCGCCAGGATCAACGGCATCAACATGCACCTGCGAGTTAGTGGGGTGGCTGACGGTCGCGCCGTGGTTCTCTCCAATTCGCTCGGCACTGACGCGCGGATATGGGACGCGGTCATCGAGCGGCTTTCGGATCGCTATCGCGTCATCTCTTATGACCAGCGCGGACACGGCCTCAGCGACGCACCCAGTGCCCCCTACAGGCTGGATGACCATGTTGCGGACCTCGAGGGGCTGGCGGACTTTCTCGGCCTCACCGAGTTCGCCGTTGCCGGAGTTTCTGTCGGCGGCCTCATCGCGCAGGGTTTTGCGCTGCGCAACGCCAATCGCCTCAAGGCTTTGGTCCTTTGCGACACTGCCGCCCGGATCGGCGACGACGCTACCTGGAACAGCCGCATTGCCGCCATTCGCGCCAACGGCATCGCCTCGATCAGCGATGCCATCATGGCGCGCTGGTTCGGGCCGCAATTCCGCGCCGAACATGCCGCCGACTATGCCGGATGGCGCAACATGCTCGAGCGTTCCCCTGTCGAAGGCTATATCGGCACCTGCGCCGCGCTCCGCGATGCGGACCTGCGCGGTCAGGTCGGCTTGATCGGCCTGCGCACGCTGGTGGTTGTCGGCGAGCACGACCAGTCGACGCCTCCCGAGGTGGTGCGAGCCACCGCGCAGCTCCTACCCAATACGCGGTTCGAGATCATGGCCGGGGTCGGGCACATTCCTTCCATCGAGCAGCCTGAAAGGCTGGTGGAGCTCATGCTCAACTACTTCCACGAGGTCGGCTATGTCTGA
- a CDS encoding CoA transferase subunit A has translation MTQFLSLADAVGQNLKHSDIVAFEGFTHLIPVAAAHEAIRQGIKDLTLLRMTPDIVYDQMIGMGLARKVIFSYAGNPGVGLLRRMRDAIENQFPRAIETVEHSHSAMAQAYEAGAAGLPLAVFRGYKGADLPKVNPEIKSITCPFTGEELAAVPAHRPDVTFIHAQKANRKGDVLIEGIIGVQKEAALAARRVVVTVEEVVPDFKGLHPNLTILPNWTIDAIAVVPGGAHPSYTHGYYERDNATYLEWDKISADRDLFAGWMRENVLEVGPEVFAMRVEGLRS, from the coding sequence ATGACCCAGTTCCTGAGCCTCGCCGACGCGGTGGGGCAGAACCTCAAGCATAGCGACATAGTTGCCTTCGAGGGGTTCACGCACCTCATCCCCGTCGCAGCCGCCCACGAGGCGATCCGGCAAGGCATCAAGGACCTGACGCTGCTGCGCATGACGCCGGACATTGTCTATGACCAGATGATCGGCATGGGTCTGGCCCGAAAGGTGATCTTCTCCTATGCCGGCAATCCCGGCGTGGGGCTGCTGCGCCGCATGCGCGACGCCATCGAGAACCAGTTCCCCCGCGCCATCGAAACCGTCGAGCACTCCCATTCCGCGATGGCCCAGGCCTACGAAGCCGGCGCGGCAGGCCTGCCGCTCGCGGTCTTCCGTGGCTACAAGGGCGCCGATCTGCCCAAGGTCAATCCCGAGATCAAGTCCATCACCTGTCCCTTCACCGGCGAGGAACTCGCCGCCGTGCCCGCGCACCGGCCCGACGTGACCTTCATCCACGCCCAGAAGGCCAACCGGAAGGGCGACGTGCTGATCGAGGGCATTATCGGCGTCCAGAAGGAAGCGGCGCTGGCCGCCCGGCGTGTCGTGGTGACGGTCGAGGAGGTGGTGCCGGACTTCAAGGGCCTGCACCCGAACCTGACGATCCTGCCGAACTGGACCATCGACGCCATCGCCGTGGTCCCCGGCGGCGCGCACCCCTCCTACACCCACGGCTATTACGAGCGCGACAACGCCACCTATCTCGAATGGGACAAGATCTCCGCCGACCGCGACCTCTTCGCCGGCTGGATGCGCGAGAACGTGCTGGAGGTGGGGCCGGAGGTGTTCGCGATGCGGGTCGAGGGGTTGAGGTCGTGA
- the pcaG gene encoding protocatechuate 3,4-dioxygenase subunit alpha, producing the protein MLNRIAPLKETPSQTGGPYVHIGLVPSFSELHVFQDGDLGATMLTPETKGERIVVTTNVYDGSGLPLIDAVVEVWQADADGLHVAAMSPRSNSAPAFTGWGRQATDTSGQVRFETIKPGRVSGPDGKPMAPHLTLWIAARGINTGLHTRLYFDDERDANAGDFVLNRIMDPRRRQTLIAARDTQGGMPHYHLNIRLQGDDETVFFDI; encoded by the coding sequence ATGCTCAACCGCATTGCACCCCTCAAGGAAACGCCGTCCCAGACCGGTGGCCCCTACGTCCATATCGGCCTCGTCCCGAGCTTTTCCGAACTCCATGTCTTCCAGGACGGCGACCTCGGCGCCACCATGCTTACGCCTGAAACCAAAGGCGAGCGCATCGTGGTCACCACCAACGTCTATGACGGCAGCGGCTTGCCGCTGATCGACGCCGTGGTGGAAGTCTGGCAGGCCGATGCGGACGGCTTGCACGTCGCCGCCATGTCGCCTCGGTCTAATTCCGCGCCGGCTTTCACCGGCTGGGGTCGGCAGGCCACGGATACCTCGGGGCAGGTTAGGTTCGAGACGATCAAGCCGGGCAGGGTGTCCGGCCCCGACGGCAAGCCGATGGCGCCGCATCTCACCCTCTGGATCGCGGCGCGCGGCATCAATACCGGGCTGCACACGCGTCTCTATTTCGATGACGAGCGCGACGCCAATGCGGGCGACTTCGTCCTCAACCGCATCATGGACCCGCGCCGCCGCCAGACGCTCATCGCCGCCCGCGATACGCAAGGTGGCATGCCGCACTACCACCTCAATATTCGCCTGCAGGGCGATGATGAAACTGTGTTTTTCGATATCTAG
- the pcaH gene encoding protocatechuate 3,4-dioxygenase subunit beta, which yields MTDPVILPGEQGAYYPRDRDWHPPAFTADYKSSILRSPKHALISMGQTASELAGPTFGHVKLGALDNDLIRNYSQDGTEAIGQRLIVYGQVLDENARPVPHTLVEFWQANAGGRYRHKREGYLAPLDPNFGGCGRAITDENGYYHFRTIKPGAYPWPNRGNDWRPAHIHFSIFGHAFTQRLITQMYFEGDPMIWQCPIVGGVPNPEGIEQLTARLDRHNTTPMDALAYRFDIVLRGRRSTLFENKLEGN from the coding sequence ATGACCGACCCTGTGATTTTGCCGGGAGAGCAGGGCGCCTATTACCCGCGCGACCGCGACTGGCATCCGCCGGCCTTTACCGCCGACTACAAGAGCTCGATCCTGCGCTCGCCCAAGCACGCGCTGATCTCGATGGGCCAGACCGCCTCCGAGCTGGCCGGCCCGACCTTCGGCCACGTCAAGCTCGGCGCGCTCGATAACGACCTCATCCGCAATTACAGCCAGGATGGCACCGAGGCCATCGGCCAGCGCCTCATCGTCTATGGCCAGGTGCTCGACGAAAACGCCCGGCCAGTGCCGCATACGCTGGTCGAGTTCTGGCAGGCCAATGCCGGCGGCCGCTACCGCCACAAGCGCGAGGGGTATCTCGCGCCGCTCGATCCCAATTTCGGCGGTTGTGGACGCGCCATCACCGACGAGAACGGCTACTACCATTTCCGCACCATCAAGCCGGGCGCCTATCCCTGGCCGAACCGCGGCAATGACTGGCGGCCGGCCCATATCCACTTTTCCATCTTCGGCCACGCCTTCACGCAGCGCCTCATCACCCAGATGTATTTCGAGGGCGATCCGATGATCTGGCAGTGCCCGATCGTGGGTGGCGTGCCCAATCCAGAAGGCATCGAGCAACTCACCGCCCGGCTAGACCGCCACAACACGACGCCGATGGACGCCTTGGCCTATCGCTTCGACATCGTGCTACGCGGTCGCCGTTCCACGCTCTTCGAGAACAAGCTGGAGGGCAATTGA
- the pcaC gene encoding 4-carboxymuconolactone decarboxylase produces MSDESPKYRQGMVTRRSVLGDAHVDGALARQTEFDADFQTFITETAWGDLWSRPGISRRERSMLTIALLAALGHDEEVAMHVRATANTGASPADIREALMHVAVYAGVPAANRAFRIAREELAKAGRLTREESGA; encoded by the coding sequence ATGTCTGACGAGAGCCCGAAATATCGGCAGGGTATGGTCACGCGCCGTTCGGTGCTCGGCGACGCGCATGTCGATGGCGCCCTGGCGCGCCAGACCGAGTTCGACGCCGACTTCCAGACGTTCATCACCGAGACGGCCTGGGGCGATCTCTGGTCGCGTCCCGGCATTTCGCGGCGCGAGCGCTCCATGCTCACCATAGCCTTGCTGGCCGCGCTGGGGCACGATGAGGAAGTGGCCATGCATGTGCGCGCCACGGCCAATACCGGCGCCAGTCCCGCCGATATCCGCGAAGCGCTCATGCATGTTGCCGTCTATGCCGGCGTGCCCGCCGCCAACCGCGCCTTCCGCATCGCGCGCGAGGAACTGGCCAAGGCCGGCCGGCTGACAAGGGAGGAGAGCGGAGCATGA
- the pcaQ gene encoding pca operon transcription factor PcaQ, giving the protein MAKRPIDPRVKLRHIACFLEVARLKSVVKAADALNMSQPAASKTIQELEEIVGVALFDRSRRNLFLTPSGEVFQRYASTSFTALRQGIDSLGNAQAQEIVKVGALPTVSARILPPSVKRFTDQHLPATTRIITGPNAYLLSLLRMGDVDLVIGRMADPDAMTGLAFEHLYSEKVVFVVRPGHPLLAEPRFELSMIEPYQTLMPTPDSVIRPFVQRLLLAHGVSNVRDEIETVSNAFGRSFTRLSDAVWIISEGVVAEDVADGQLALLPIDTSETLGPVGLTTRTDTAQSFAAQALIQSIRDVAAGFERR; this is encoded by the coding sequence TTGGCCAAACGTCCCATCGATCCGCGTGTAAAACTGCGGCACATCGCGTGCTTCCTGGAGGTGGCGCGGCTAAAGAGCGTGGTGAAGGCGGCCGATGCCCTCAACATGAGCCAGCCCGCGGCCTCCAAGACCATCCAGGAGCTCGAGGAGATCGTGGGCGTGGCCCTCTTCGACCGCAGCCGCCGCAATCTCTTCCTGACCCCGTCCGGCGAGGTGTTCCAGCGCTACGCGAGCACGAGCTTTACCGCCCTTCGCCAGGGGATCGACAGCCTGGGAAACGCGCAGGCCCAGGAGATCGTCAAGGTCGGTGCCTTGCCCACCGTCTCGGCGCGCATCCTGCCACCGTCGGTGAAGCGCTTCACCGACCAGCACCTGCCGGCAACCACGCGGATCATCACCGGACCCAACGCCTATCTGCTGTCGCTGCTAAGGATGGGCGACGTGGACCTGGTCATCGGCCGCATGGCCGATCCGGATGCCATGACCGGCCTGGCTTTCGAGCACCTTTATTCGGAAAAAGTCGTGTTCGTCGTCCGGCCGGGCCACCCGCTGCTCGCCGAGCCACGGTTCGAGCTTTCGATGATCGAGCCCTACCAGACGCTCATGCCCACGCCGGATTCCGTCATCCGCCCCTTCGTGCAGCGCCTGCTGCTGGCGCATGGGGTCAGCAATGTGCGCGACGAGATCGAGACCGTCTCCAACGCGTTTGGGCGAAGCTTTACGCGGCTCTCGGATGCCGTCTGGATCATTTCCGAAGGCGTCGTGGCCGAGGACGTTGCGGATGGACAACTGGCCCTGCTGCCCATCGACACCTCCGAAACGCTCGGTCCGGTCGGACTGACGACGCGGACGGATACCGCGCAGTCGTTCGCCGCCCAGGCGCTGATCCAGTCCATCCGGGATGTCGCAGCGGGCTTCGAGCGCCGTTAG
- a CDS encoding CoA-transferase subunit beta, whose protein sequence is MTEFTATEMMTIAAARALSNDDVCFVGIGAPSAACNVARLTHAPDITLIYESGTIGTAPDVLPLSIGDGELCETAVTTVAVPEMFRYWLQGGRISIGFLGAAQLDKFGNINTTVIGDYYHPKVRLPGGGGAPEIATSCGEIYITLKQATRSMVEKIDFFTSYGHGNGYDDRQKLGITTKGPTLLITDLAIWKPDPVTKEFTVVSMHKGVTREMVQETCGWTVRFADHVAETPEPTALELTTLRDLQARTAAAHGGTREKADA, encoded by the coding sequence ATGACCGAATTCACCGCCACCGAAATGATGACCATTGCCGCCGCCCGTGCGCTCAGCAATGACGACGTCTGCTTCGTCGGCATCGGCGCCCCGTCCGCCGCTTGCAACGTCGCGCGGCTTACCCACGCGCCCGACATCACCCTCATCTACGAAAGCGGTACCATCGGCACGGCGCCGGATGTGCTGCCGCTCTCCATCGGCGATGGCGAGCTGTGCGAGACGGCCGTAACCACCGTCGCCGTGCCCGAGATGTTCCGCTACTGGCTGCAGGGCGGTCGCATTTCCATCGGCTTTCTCGGCGCCGCCCAGCTCGACAAGTTCGGCAATATCAACACCACCGTCATCGGCGACTATTATCACCCCAAGGTGCGCCTGCCGGGCGGGGGCGGGGCACCGGAGATCGCCACCTCCTGCGGGGAGATCTACATCACTCTCAAGCAGGCCACGCGCTCGATGGTGGAGAAGATCGACTTCTTCACCTCCTACGGCCACGGCAACGGCTATGACGACCGCCAGAAGCTCGGCATCACCACCAAGGGGCCGACGCTGCTCATCACGGACCTGGCCATCTGGAAGCCGGACCCGGTGACCAAGGAATTCACAGTTGTCTCCATGCACAAGGGCGTCACCCGCGAAATGGTGCAGGAAACCTGCGGGTGGACGGTCAGGTTCGCCGACCATGTTGCCGAAACCCCGGAGCCGACCGCCCTCGAACTCACGACGTTGCGCGACCTCCAGGCCCGCACCGCGGCCGCCCATGGCGGCACCAGGGAGAAGGCCGATGCCTGA
- a CDS encoding ABC transporter ATP-binding protein, translated as MPAASLEVSGLTAGYGPTRILEDVSFSIPAGRRVAVLGRNGVGKSTLFATIAGQTRRYGGRIALGGADLTELPGSGRAVKGLGYVPQTRAIFKSLTVEENLLVGLKNRPRSGVRDAYDMFPRLFERRRNLGSQLSGGEQQMLTTARSILGQPSVLLLDEPLEGLAPVICDELMAAFAALAATGAMTILMIEQRIQAALAFAEDVLVLERGQIAWTGTPAQLESKPETVERLLGVAN; from the coding sequence ATGCCCGCAGCGTCGCTTGAGGTCTCTGGGCTGACCGCCGGCTACGGGCCGACGCGGATCCTCGAGGATGTGTCGTTCTCGATTCCCGCCGGCAGGCGCGTCGCCGTGCTCGGACGCAACGGCGTCGGCAAGTCGACTCTCTTCGCCACCATCGCCGGCCAGACCCGACGCTATGGTGGCCGCATCGCCCTCGGCGGGGCCGACCTGACCGAGCTGCCAGGCTCGGGGCGGGCGGTCAAGGGATTGGGCTATGTCCCCCAGACGCGCGCGATCTTCAAGTCGTTGACCGTCGAGGAAAACCTCCTCGTCGGCCTAAAGAACCGTCCGCGTTCTGGCGTCCGAGATGCCTATGACATGTTCCCGCGTCTCTTTGAGCGACGCAGGAACTTAGGTTCGCAACTCTCTGGTGGTGAACAACAAATGCTCACAACGGCTCGATCGATCCTCGGCCAGCCGTCAGTATTGTTGCTCGATGAGCCGCTGGAGGGGCTGGCCCCCGTCATCTGCGACGAACTCATGGCTGCGTTCGCCGCGCTCGCCGCAACCGGCGCCATGACCATCCTGATGATCGAGCAACGCATCCAGGCGGCGCTCGCCTTTGCCGAAGATGTGCTTGTCCTTGAACGCGGGCAGATCGCATGGACAGGCACGCCGGCACAGCTGGAGAGTAAGCCGGAAACGGTGGAGCGCCTGCTCGGTGTGGCCAACTAA
- a CDS encoding branched-chain amino acid ABC transporter permease, producing MTDLAQSAPASMATTSSSLKRDALAIAIIIAVAAVGFFLFPNNLALLSRIVIMMLIVLSLDLVTGYGGIATLGQAAISGSGAYAAGIAAAHFGIIDPLAMLAVGAAGGALAGLVSSVIILRGHGLAQLVLSIAIVQLAHEAANKASAWTGGSDGLSGIAPSPVFGMFQFDLWGRTTFFLAVALLIVVFFLLRLIMRSPFGMLCRAIKEDPVRVRAMGAAVKPTLIKLYVLSGAVAGLGGALHAISTRVVGLDSVSFNLSAEALVMLVLGGTGNLFGAMIGTLVFVWFEDLVSSINPFHWLTMVGVLLVAVVLFAPRGLTGAAEDIYRRLRRDREAGK from the coding sequence ATGACCGACCTCGCCCAATCCGCTCCGGCCTCCATGGCCACGACGTCGAGTAGCCTCAAGCGCGATGCGCTGGCGATTGCCATCATCATCGCGGTCGCCGCAGTCGGCTTCTTTCTCTTTCCCAACAACCTGGCGCTGCTGAGCCGCATCGTGATCATGATGCTCATCGTGCTGTCGCTGGACCTGGTGACCGGGTATGGCGGCATCGCCACGCTGGGCCAGGCCGCGATCTCCGGCTCGGGCGCCTATGCAGCCGGTATCGCGGCGGCTCATTTCGGCATCATCGATCCGCTGGCCATGCTGGCTGTCGGCGCTGCCGGCGGGGCGTTGGCGGGGCTGGTTTCGAGCGTCATCATCCTTAGGGGTCACGGACTAGCGCAACTGGTGCTCTCCATCGCCATCGTGCAACTCGCCCACGAGGCGGCAAACAAGGCATCGGCATGGACCGGCGGCAGCGACGGTCTTTCTGGGATCGCGCCTTCTCCGGTCTTCGGCATGTTCCAGTTCGACCTCTGGGGCCGCACCACTTTCTTCCTGGCTGTAGCGCTGCTGATCGTTGTGTTCTTCCTCCTGCGCCTCATCATGCGCTCGCCCTTCGGCATGTTGTGCCGGGCGATCAAGGAAGATCCGGTGCGTGTCCGCGCGATGGGGGCCGCAGTCAAGCCGACGCTCATCAAGCTCTACGTGCTGTCCGGCGCAGTGGCAGGGCTAGGCGGGGCGCTCCACGCCATCTCGACCCGCGTGGTCGGGCTCGACAGTGTCTCTTTCAACCTGTCGGCCGAGGCGCTGGTGATGTTGGTGCTGGGCGGCACGGGAAACCTCTTTGGAGCCATGATCGGCACGCTGGTCTTCGTCTGGTTCGAAGACCTCGTCTCCTCAATCAATCCCTTCCACTGGCTGACCATGGTCGGCGTGCTGCTCGTCGCCGTTGTGCTCTTTGCGCCGCGCGGCCTCACGGGTGCCGCGGAGGACATCTACAGGCGCCTGCGCCGTGATAGGGAGGCGGGCAAATGA